A window of Streptomyces sp. N50 contains these coding sequences:
- the lhgO gene encoding L-2-hydroxyglutarate oxidase, translating into MADETIGIVGAGIVGLATAREIALRRPGTRVVVLEKEHEVAVHQTGHNSGVVHAGIYYAPGSLKADLCVRGVSILREYCQDRGLPYDEIGKLVVAVREDELGRMESLYERARNNHVPELRKISQAEIKELEPHAGGIAALHSPRTAITDYPAIAREFAKDIEASGGEVKLGFPVTSITNVPGGIEVASGQVRVRVDRLILCAGLHSDAVAKLAQDKREPRIIPFRGEYMLLKPERTNLVRGLIYPVPDPRYPFLGVHFTPRVDGSVEVGPNAVLALAREGYRLGRFSLKDLAGLAAYPGTWKMAAQHWRTGIKEYRGSLSAKAFMKDAKLYVPGVGVSDVVRGGAGVRAQALDPDGTLVDDFRIHQVGRITAVRNAPSPAATASMAIAEHIVGAVFDTPSAT; encoded by the coding sequence ATGGCTGACGAGACGATCGGCATCGTCGGCGCCGGCATCGTGGGCCTGGCCACCGCCCGCGAGATCGCCCTGCGCCGCCCCGGCACCCGGGTCGTGGTCCTGGAGAAGGAACACGAGGTCGCCGTCCACCAGACCGGCCACAACTCCGGGGTCGTCCACGCCGGCATCTACTACGCGCCGGGCAGCCTCAAGGCCGACCTGTGCGTACGGGGCGTATCGATCCTGCGCGAGTACTGCCAGGACCGCGGGCTGCCGTACGACGAGATCGGCAAGCTCGTCGTGGCCGTACGCGAGGACGAGTTGGGCCGGATGGAGAGCCTCTACGAGCGGGCCAGGAACAACCACGTGCCCGAACTCCGCAAGATCTCCCAGGCCGAGATCAAGGAACTGGAGCCGCACGCCGGCGGTATCGCGGCGCTGCACTCGCCGCGCACCGCGATCACCGACTACCCGGCGATCGCCCGGGAGTTCGCCAAGGACATCGAGGCGTCCGGCGGCGAGGTGAAGCTCGGTTTCCCGGTCACGTCCATCACCAATGTGCCCGGTGGCATCGAGGTCGCTTCGGGCCAAGTGCGCGTCCGCGTCGACCGGTTGATCCTCTGCGCGGGTCTCCACTCGGACGCCGTGGCGAAGCTGGCCCAGGACAAGAGGGAACCGAGGATCATCCCGTTCCGGGGCGAGTACATGCTCCTCAAGCCGGAGCGCACTAACCTGGTGCGCGGGCTCATCTACCCCGTGCCGGACCCCCGTTACCCCTTCCTCGGCGTGCACTTCACCCCGCGTGTCGACGGCAGCGTCGAGGTCGGCCCGAACGCCGTCCTGGCCCTCGCGAGGGAGGGCTACAGGCTCGGCCGCTTCTCCCTGAAGGACCTCGCCGGACTCGCCGCGTACCCCGGCACCTGGAAGATGGCCGCCCAGCACTGGCGGACCGGCATCAAGGAGTACCGCGGCTCACTGTCCGCGAAGGCCTTCATGAAGGACGCGAAGCTGTACGTCCCCGGTGTCGGCGTCTCCGACGTCGTACGCGGCGGGGCGGGCGTCCGCGCCCAGGCACTGGACCCCGACGGCACCCTCGTGGACGACTTCCGCATCCACCAGGTCGGCCGGATCACCGCCGTACGCAACGCGCCCTCGCCCGCCGCGACGGCCTCCATGGCGATCGCCGAGCACATCGTCGGCGCCGTGTTCGACACCCCGTCCGCAACCTGA
- a CDS encoding putative quinol monooxygenase, whose amino-acid sequence MAYAVIAHYFCEPADDATVRAALLKVRELTRAEPANLAYEVHAEADVPGSFVLYEQYADRAGFDAHKAAGHFDELIVRTIWPLLTDRKVTFAEVL is encoded by the coding sequence ATGGCCTACGCCGTCATCGCCCACTACTTCTGCGAGCCCGCCGACGACGCCACGGTCCGCGCCGCGTTGCTGAAGGTGCGCGAGCTCACCCGTGCCGAGCCGGCGAACCTGGCGTACGAGGTGCACGCCGAGGCGGATGTGCCGGGCAGTTTCGTGCTGTACGAGCAGTACGCCGACCGGGCCGGTTTCGACGCGCACAAGGCGGCCGGGCACTTCGACGAGCTGATCGTGCGGACGATCTGGCCGCTGCTGACCGACCGCAAGGTGACGTTCGCCGAGGTGCTCTGA
- a CDS encoding Ldh family oxidoreductase, giving the protein MSDTATPKPGKVLVAADDLRTFSAALLEKGGLNAEQARTTADVFVWAALRGVDSHGIARVPAYLELLAKGVANADAEIRIESTAPAAAVLDADRAPGPVALSAAADEAVTRARISGVAAVGVRRTVHTGAIGYYVSKIAEQGLVGIGYVSGMPNMGYTGVKGAAVATSPLAIAVPAESHAPLLLDMATATIALGKIRQAKASGTPLPEGAAATADGTPTTDPELAVMPLPLGGAKGSGMSLAFELLTSVLVGAPIFAAFHSDDPQGRKHRQNALLIALDPAAFGDPAAFTAAVDETLATLKQLPPADGAEGVFYPGERSATVAESRGAKGIPVAPKVWRELTEAAGKFGLTLPEPVPSA; this is encoded by the coding sequence ATGTCCGACACCGCAACGCCCAAGCCGGGCAAGGTACTTGTCGCCGCCGACGACCTGCGCACCTTCTCCGCCGCGCTCCTGGAGAAGGGCGGTCTGAACGCCGAGCAGGCGCGCACCACCGCCGACGTGTTCGTGTGGGCCGCGCTACGAGGCGTCGACTCGCACGGCATCGCCCGCGTCCCCGCCTACCTGGAGCTGCTGGCCAAGGGTGTGGCCAACGCCGACGCCGAGATCCGGATCGAGTCGACTGCCCCCGCAGCGGCCGTTCTTGACGCCGACCGCGCCCCCGGCCCGGTCGCCCTCAGCGCTGCCGCCGACGAGGCGGTCACCCGGGCCCGGATCAGCGGAGTCGCCGCCGTCGGGGTCCGCCGTACCGTCCACACCGGTGCCATCGGCTACTACGTGTCGAAGATCGCCGAGCAGGGACTCGTCGGCATCGGCTATGTCTCCGGGATGCCCAACATGGGCTACACCGGGGTCAAGGGCGCCGCCGTGGCGACCAGCCCGCTCGCCATCGCCGTACCGGCGGAGTCGCACGCCCCGCTGCTCCTCGACATGGCCACCGCGACCATCGCCCTCGGCAAGATCCGCCAGGCGAAGGCGAGCGGCACCCCGCTGCCCGAGGGCGCGGCGGCCACCGCGGACGGCACCCCGACCACCGACCCCGAACTGGCCGTCATGCCCCTGCCGTTGGGCGGCGCCAAGGGTTCCGGCATGTCCCTGGCCTTCGAACTGCTCACCAGCGTGCTGGTCGGTGCGCCCATCTTCGCCGCGTTCCACTCGGACGACCCGCAGGGCCGCAAGCACCGCCAGAACGCCCTGCTCATCGCCCTCGACCCGGCGGCCTTCGGCGACCCGGCCGCCTTCACCGCGGCCGTCGACGAAACGCTGGCCACCCTCAAGCAGCTGCCGCCGGCGGACGGCGCCGAGGGCGTCTTCTACCCCGGTGAGCGCAGTGCGACGGTCGCCGAGAGCCGTGGCGCGAAGGGCATCCCCGTCGCGCCCAAGGTGTGGCGTGAACTGACCGAGGCGGCAGGGAAGTTCGGCCTCACACTGCCGGAGCCGGTGCCGTCGGCGTGA
- a CDS encoding aldehyde dehydrogenase family protein has product MRSLETLSGGEWVTTGEWIEVQNPADVRTPLARIPALAAKDVTRAYDHAERGFAVWKRTSPFERARVFTEAARLIRERVDEIAADVTAENGKTGAEARGETLKAADFLDYYAGLARQGYGTLLHDARPDTRVHTQREPIGVILVISPWNDPLITPARKLAPLLATGNAAVFKPATETPLSGLHFARALHDAGLPAGVLNVVTGRTAEIEEALLDDPRIVGITFTGSNEVGGRIRRRLADRNVRFQGELGGKNASVILKDADLPFAARTVVAASFGQAGQRCTATSRVVVERPVYEEFTRLLVAEVEALKVGPGSDPATTLCPLSSPKQRDSVLAHLAGAVEQGATVLTGGHADTEGDHEHGCFVQPTVLADVTAETAIWREEVFGPVLAVRAVDDFDQAVNAVNDSQFGLAAAVFTRDLASAHRFADDAECGQIAVNATTPGWDVHLPFGGFHDSGTGYKEQGDEVLRFSTRVKTVAIHFGA; this is encoded by the coding sequence ATGCGAAGCCTGGAAACCCTCTCCGGTGGAGAGTGGGTGACGACCGGCGAGTGGATCGAGGTGCAGAACCCCGCCGACGTCCGCACCCCCCTCGCGCGCATCCCCGCCCTCGCCGCCAAGGACGTCACCCGCGCCTACGACCACGCCGAGCGCGGCTTCGCCGTATGGAAGCGCACCAGCCCCTTCGAGCGCGCCCGCGTCTTCACCGAGGCGGCCCGGCTGATCCGCGAGCGGGTCGACGAGATCGCCGCCGACGTCACCGCCGAGAACGGCAAGACCGGCGCCGAGGCCCGCGGCGAGACCCTCAAGGCCGCCGACTTCCTCGACTACTACGCGGGCCTGGCCCGCCAGGGCTACGGCACCCTCCTGCACGACGCCCGCCCCGACACGCGCGTGCACACCCAGCGCGAGCCGATCGGCGTGATCCTCGTGATCAGCCCCTGGAACGACCCGCTGATCACCCCGGCCCGCAAGCTCGCCCCGCTGCTCGCCACCGGCAACGCGGCCGTGTTCAAGCCGGCCACCGAGACACCGTTGTCGGGCCTGCACTTCGCCCGTGCCCTGCACGACGCGGGCCTGCCGGCCGGTGTCCTGAACGTCGTCACCGGCCGTACCGCCGAGATCGAGGAAGCCCTTCTCGACGATCCGCGCATCGTCGGCATCACCTTCACCGGCTCCAACGAGGTCGGAGGCCGCATCCGCCGCCGCCTCGCCGACCGCAACGTCCGCTTCCAGGGCGAACTCGGCGGCAAGAACGCCTCGGTGATCCTCAAGGACGCCGACCTGCCGTTCGCCGCGAGGACCGTCGTAGCGGCTTCGTTCGGGCAGGCCGGCCAGCGCTGCACCGCCACCAGCCGGGTCGTCGTGGAGCGGCCGGTGTACGAGGAGTTCACGCGCCTCCTGGTGGCCGAGGTCGAGGCGCTGAAGGTCGGCCCGGGCAGCGACCCCGCGACCACCCTGTGCCCGCTCTCCAGCCCCAAGCAGCGCGACAGCGTCCTCGCCCACCTCGCCGGGGCCGTGGAACAGGGCGCCACCGTCCTCACCGGCGGTCACGCGGACACCGAGGGCGACCACGAACACGGCTGCTTCGTCCAGCCGACCGTGCTCGCCGACGTCACCGCCGAGACGGCGATCTGGCGCGAGGAGGTCTTTGGACCGGTCCTGGCCGTGCGCGCGGTGGACGATTTCGACCAGGCCGTGAACGCGGTCAACGACTCCCAATTCGGCCTGGCCGCCGCCGTGTTCACCCGTGACCTCGCCTCCGCCCACCGCTTCGCGGACGACGCGGAGTGCGGGCAGATCGCGGTCAACGCCACCACCCCCGGCTGGGACGTCCACCTGCCGTTCGGCGGCTTCCACGACTCCGGCACGGGCTACAAGGAGCAGGGCGACGAGGTCCTGCGCTTCTCCACCCGCGTCAAGACCGTAGCCATTCACTTCGGCGCCTGA
- a CDS encoding alpha/beta hydrolase fold domain-containing protein: MSVLARPAVAAFAAKSLQRLSVLADRRPSGRGSAASSHQRLPEFPRRTRELTIPTSIAPAGATVYLPAGEGPPPPVHVNFHGGGYVVPLTELDDPLCRFLAAEAGVVVINVDYVVAPQHPFPAPPRQAFEVVRWIAEHGAEQGWDGDRLTMGGQSAGGGLAAAVARQALEEGGPSIALQVLHYPPLDLATSAKDKHSAIAKPVLRPWMAEVFDTSYVPDPKVRADRLVSPAHPSDTADLKGIAPALVITAEYDLLKAEGISYADRLRTAGALVEHVDVAGADHGYDGTDDERALNTYALIARQLREAVGTA; this comes from the coding sequence ATGTCTGTTCTGGCCCGGCCGGCGGTGGCCGCCTTCGCCGCCAAGTCCCTGCAGCGTCTTTCCGTGCTGGCCGACCGGCGCCCGAGCGGGCGCGGTTCCGCCGCCTCCTCGCATCAGCGGCTGCCTGAATTCCCGCGCCGGACACGGGAGTTGACGATCCCGACCAGCATCGCCCCGGCAGGCGCCACGGTGTACCTGCCGGCCGGCGAAGGGCCGCCTCCGCCGGTGCACGTGAACTTCCACGGCGGTGGCTACGTCGTACCGCTGACCGAACTGGACGACCCGCTGTGCCGTTTCCTCGCGGCGGAGGCAGGTGTCGTCGTGATCAACGTCGACTACGTCGTCGCGCCGCAGCACCCGTTCCCCGCACCGCCCCGGCAGGCCTTCGAGGTGGTCCGGTGGATCGCGGAGCATGGCGCCGAGCAGGGCTGGGACGGCGACCGGCTCACCATGGGCGGGCAGAGCGCCGGGGGCGGACTCGCGGCGGCGGTGGCCCGGCAGGCGCTGGAGGAGGGCGGGCCCTCGATCGCGCTCCAGGTGCTGCACTATCCGCCGCTTGACCTGGCGACCAGCGCCAAGGACAAGCACTCCGCCATCGCCAAGCCCGTGTTGCGGCCCTGGATGGCGGAGGTATTCGACACGTCGTACGTCCCCGATCCGAAGGTGCGTGCCGACCGGCTGGTGTCGCCCGCCCATCCGTCGGACACCGCGGACCTGAAGGGCATCGCGCCTGCACTGGTCATCACGGCGGAGTACGACCTGCTCAAGGCGGAGGGCATCTCCTACGCCGACCGGCTGCGGACGGCGGGGGCGCTGGTCGAGCATGTCGACGTCGCCGGAGCCGACCACGGCTACGACGGCACGGACGACGAACGGGCCCTGAACACCTATGCCCTGATCGCCCGTCAGCTACGGGAAGCCGTCGGCACCGCCTGA
- a CDS encoding thiamine pyrophosphate-dependent enzyme, with translation MTDTTNTPGADGGDALVTAFNAVGADYIFCSSGSEWAPVWESLARRHRDGLPCPQYLDLTHETVAVGMATGYGLIERRPQGVLLHAAPGLLQGSMAVHGALLAGVPMVVSSSESTTYGDGPGQDPGGQWYRNLSIVGGPHQIAQPFTKWSNEAASVHTLPTMVTRAAELAWRAPAGPAYLNVPLEILLEDWDGREAKPIVKPGSTHSSPEEVDPVAQLIREAANPVIVTETAGREAGGFEALVAFAEAWDIPVVEPDSAVCGNFPRTHPLHAGSDIGPWMDEADLILLVNCRAPFYPPSRRPSKATIVVIDEVPQRPHVVYQVLFADTYLEGNVANTLRQLAKRAKDLDGASVAVRRAAQEQRHADEQVAIAAAEAKAAQAEGVDPVLVAATLRKLLDGQGGIVVDETITHSRVVKRHVQTADPDSYFYVQGGLGQGIAVALGVKLAARERPVVLTIGDGAFTYNPVIPSYDASNAYELPLLIVVFNNRVYKSMNLNHRRFYPEGAAADTGEWLGTDLHRLPRLAAFAEPFGMHTETVDAPEALTPALERALKAVAEGTTAVVDVLVTR, from the coding sequence ATGACCGACACCACCAACACCCCCGGCGCCGACGGCGGCGACGCTCTCGTCACCGCCTTCAACGCCGTCGGCGCCGACTACATCTTCTGCTCGTCGGGCTCCGAGTGGGCCCCCGTCTGGGAGTCCCTGGCCCGCCGCCACCGCGACGGACTGCCCTGCCCGCAGTACCTGGACCTGACCCACGAGACCGTCGCCGTCGGCATGGCCACCGGCTACGGCCTCATCGAGCGCCGGCCGCAGGGCGTGCTGCTGCACGCGGCCCCCGGTCTGCTCCAGGGTTCGATGGCCGTGCACGGGGCGCTGCTCGCGGGCGTCCCGATGGTGGTCAGCTCCTCGGAGTCGACCACGTACGGCGACGGCCCCGGCCAGGACCCCGGCGGCCAGTGGTACCGCAACCTGTCCATCGTCGGCGGTCCGCACCAGATCGCGCAGCCCTTCACCAAGTGGTCCAACGAGGCCGCCAGCGTCCACACCCTTCCTACGATGGTGACGCGGGCTGCGGAACTGGCCTGGCGCGCCCCGGCCGGTCCGGCGTACCTCAACGTCCCGCTGGAGATCCTCCTTGAGGACTGGGACGGGCGTGAGGCCAAGCCGATCGTGAAGCCCGGCTCGACGCACAGTTCGCCCGAAGAGGTCGATCCTGTCGCCCAGTTGATCCGCGAGGCGGCCAACCCCGTCATCGTCACGGAGACGGCCGGCCGTGAGGCGGGCGGTTTCGAGGCGCTCGTCGCGTTCGCCGAGGCGTGGGACATCCCGGTCGTCGAGCCCGACTCGGCGGTCTGCGGCAACTTCCCGCGCACCCACCCGCTGCATGCCGGCAGCGACATCGGCCCGTGGATGGACGAGGCGGACCTGATCCTCCTCGTCAACTGCCGCGCCCCCTTCTACCCGCCGTCGCGCCGCCCCTCCAAGGCGACGATCGTCGTCATCGACGAGGTGCCGCAGCGCCCGCACGTCGTCTACCAAGTCCTGTTCGCCGACACGTACTTGGAAGGCAACGTCGCCAACACCCTGCGTCAGCTGGCCAAGCGGGCGAAGGATCTCGACGGGGCGTCCGTCGCCGTACGCCGTGCGGCCCAGGAGCAACGGCACGCCGACGAACAGGTCGCGATCGCCGCTGCCGAGGCAAAGGCCGCGCAGGCGGAAGGCGTTGACCCGGTCCTCGTCGCCGCGACCCTGCGCAAGCTGCTGGACGGCCAGGGCGGCATCGTCGTCGACGAGACCATCACCCACAGTCGGGTCGTCAAGCGCCATGTCCAAACGGCCGACCCCGACTCGTACTTCTACGTCCAGGGCGGCCTCGGCCAGGGCATCGCGGTCGCGCTCGGCGTCAAACTCGCCGCGCGGGAACGGCCGGTGGTGCTCACCATTGGCGACGGCGCCTTCACCTACAACCCGGTCATCCCGTCGTACGACGCGTCCAACGCCTACGAACTCCCGTTGCTGATCGTGGTGTTCAACAACCGCGTCTACAAGTCGATGAACCTCAACCACCGCAGGTTCTACCCCGAGGGCGCCGCCGCCGACACCGGTGAGTGGCTCGGCACCGATCTGCACCGGCTGCCCCGACTCGCCGCGTTCGCCGAGCCGTTCGGGATGCACACCGAGACCGTCGACGCTCCCGAGGCCCTCACGCCCGCGCTGGAGCGTGCGCTCAAGGCCGTGGCGGAGGGCACCACTGCCGTCGTCGACGTTCTCGTCACCCGCTGA
- a CDS encoding amidohydrolase family protein: MFVVDTQIHIWKEETPDRPWVPGARERIRLNGHREDPFSYEEALELMDEAGVNRALILPPSWEGDRIDYALEACEAHPDRFGIMARIPQNKPEEGKAMLADFAQNPHVKGTRLTFHRPQDRNWMIDGTNDWYWPIAEELRVPTMVHAPIWKRELGEIAAKHPELKIIIDHMGIMARCVDDAIGYWVSETADLAAHPNIYVKLSALPGYSTQPFPNNNIQKYVREMVDKMGPQRCFYGTDITRLLGHGITYTDTIEQFTKHWDFTPEELEWIMGRGISEVLNWPIEG; encoded by the coding sequence ATGTTCGTTGTCGACACGCAGATCCACATCTGGAAGGAAGAGACCCCGGACCGCCCCTGGGTCCCGGGCGCGCGGGAGCGCATCCGCCTCAACGGACACCGCGAGGACCCCTTCTCCTACGAAGAGGCCCTGGAGCTCATGGACGAGGCCGGCGTGAACCGGGCCCTGATCCTGCCGCCGTCCTGGGAGGGCGACCGCATCGACTACGCCCTGGAGGCCTGCGAGGCGCACCCCGACCGCTTCGGGATCATGGCGCGCATCCCGCAGAACAAGCCCGAAGAGGGCAAGGCGATGCTGGCGGACTTCGCGCAGAACCCGCATGTGAAGGGCACGCGCCTGACCTTCCACCGGCCGCAGGACCGCAACTGGATGATCGACGGGACCAACGACTGGTACTGGCCGATCGCCGAGGAGCTGCGCGTCCCGACGATGGTCCACGCGCCCATCTGGAAGCGGGAGTTGGGCGAGATCGCCGCCAAGCACCCCGAGCTGAAGATCATCATCGACCACATGGGCATCATGGCCCGCTGCGTCGACGACGCGATCGGCTACTGGGTCTCGGAGACCGCCGACCTCGCCGCCCACCCGAACATCTACGTGAAGCTCTCGGCGCTCCCGGGCTACTCCACGCAGCCGTTCCCGAACAACAACATCCAGAAGTACGTGCGCGAGATGGTCGACAAGATGGGCCCGCAGCGCTGCTTCTACGGCACCGACATCACGCGGCTGCTCGGGCACGGCATCACGTACACCGACACGATCGAGCAGTTCACCAAGCACTGGGACTTCACGCCCGAGGAGCTTGAATGGATCATGGGCCGCGGTATCTCCGAGGTCCTGAACTGGCCGATCGAGGGCTGA